One genomic window of Garra rufa chromosome 2, GarRuf1.0, whole genome shotgun sequence includes the following:
- the LOC141325641 gene encoding uncharacterized protein translates to MAFIKEESEDMKIEETFRVKQEDTEEQTDLMALKEESQVLNEMEEKDHDFINGEKSFSCSQTEMTSSRKMTRKTGRSSFICQQCGKHFSLRASLKRHVRSHTGENPYTCPECGLSFHQKQHFEDHMRIHTKQPYTCPQCGKKFNYKVRFEEHLRLHTGEKPFTCQQCGRSFNQKAHLDRHMRVHSGEKPFTCQQCGRSFSRKENLYYHMTVHTGESLFTCQQCGVSYTQKESFNRHMRIHNGDQSYTCDQCGMSFDQHENLKVHKRTHREKPYTCSECGKSFGQKRHFEDHMRIHSGENPYTCPQCGKRFNLKRHFEVHKRVHTGEKPFTCQQCGRSFNRKGTLNRHMNRHTGEKPFICGHCGKSFRNKAALQYHMRFHT, encoded by the exons atggcgtttattaaagaggagagtgaagacatgaagattgaagaaacattcagagtcaaacaggaagatactgaggaacaaacag atctgatggcactgaaagaggagagtcaagtactgaatgaaatggaagagaaagatcatgatttcataaatggagaaaaatcttttagttgttcacagactgaaatgacttcctcaagaaaaatgactcgaaagacaggaagaagttctttcatctgtcaacagtgtggaaagcattTTAGTCTTAGAGCCAGTCTTAAAAGACATGTTAGgagtcacactggagagaatccCTACACATGCCCTGAGTGTGGACTGAGTTTCCAtcaaaaacaacactttgaagaccatatgagaattcacactaagcaaccctacacatgccctcagtgcgggaAGAAGTTTAATTATAAAGTACGCTTTGAAGAACACTTAagacttcacactggagagaagccttttacctgccagcaatgtggaagaagtttcaaccaaaaagcacaccttgacagacacatgagagttcactctggagagaagcccttcacctgccaacagtgtggaagaagttttagCCGAAAAGAAAACCTCTATTACCACATGacagtccacactggagagagccttttcacctgccaacagtgtggagtaagttaCACTCAAAAGGAAagctttaacagacacatgagaattcacaatggagatcagtcttacacgtgtgatcagtgtggaatgagttttgatcaacatgaaaaccttaaagtccacaagagaactcatagagagaaaccctacacatgctctgagtgtggaaagagtttcggtcaaaaacggcattttgaagaccacatgagaattcactctggagagaatccctacacatgccctcagtgcggaaagaggtttaatcTTAAACGACACTTTGAAGTCCACaaaagagttcacacaggagagaagccattcacctgccagcaatgtggaagaagtttcaaccgaaaaggaacccttaacagacacatgaaccgtcacactggagagaagccatttatatgtggtcactgcggaaagagtttcagaaataaagcagcacttcaataccacatgaggtttcacacatga